A single window of Vespa crabro chromosome 23, iyVesCrab1.2, whole genome shotgun sequence DNA harbors:
- the LOC124432098 gene encoding fatty-acid amide hydrolase 2 isoform X1 has protein sequence MTTKHKNQKKMNSGRQILSLIHRFIEFIAKGIFTLAAYIGGPVESQPPIKDLTLLHNATTLAFKIRNKQLSSEEVVKSYIDRIKEIQPVLNCVVEERFEEALKEAKQCDEMLKSPNAPSVQVLAKEKPFFGVPFTTKDCIAVANMKQTAGLILRKDFVSEKDAEVIRLMRAAGAIPLASTNVSELAMWWEAHNRLYGTTRNPYNTRHIVGGSSGGEGCIQAAAGSPLGIGSDIGGSIRMPCFFNGIFGHKPSKGIVSNDGQYPSAHSEDQNQLLAIGPMCRHAQDMKPILKILADKNADILNLDDKVDISKIKFYYMEDDGGQYFVSPVDQEIKCAMRKVLLHFEKAYKIKATKIHVRKFKKSIALWLANMTSKDNKDFSYELSNRNGNINILWEFVKWLMFLSNHTLIALLTATFERFGIKHGSEQYTKLIQESKDLYQEFKDILGEDGVFLYPTHPTAAPLHHEPLIKAFNFSYTAIINVLGLPATACPLGLNKQGLPIGIQIVGGLNQDRLTLAVAEEIEKGFGGWVPPVIVA, from the exons ATGACGACCAAacataaaaatcaaaagaaaatgaattcagGAAGACAAATATTAAGTTTAATCCATCGTTTTATTGAGTTCATTGCTAAGGGTATATTTACATTAGCAGCTTATATTGGTGGCCCAGTAGAATCTCAACCACCTATAAAGGATTTGACACTTTTACATAATGCAACCACATTAGCTTTTAAAATTAGGAATAAACAA TTATCTTCAGAAGAAGTAGTGAAGTCATACATTGacagaataaaagaaattcaaccAGTATTAAATTGTGTAGTCGAAGAACGCTTTGAAGAAGCGCTCAAGGAAGCTAAACAATGTgatgaaatgttgaaatctcccAATGCACCATCCGTACAAGTACTTGCCAAAGAGAAACCTTTCTTCGGTGTTCCTTTTACAACCAAG GATTGTATCGCTGTTGCTAATATGAAGCAAACAGCTGGTTTGATTCTTCGTAAAGATTTTGTCTCTGAGAAAGATGCAGAGGTGATAAGACTGATGAGAGCAGCAGGAGCTATACCATTAGCGTCGACCAATGTCTCAGAACTTGCAATGTGGTGGGAAGCACATAACCGTTTGTATGGTACCACCAGAAATCCATACAACACAAG acaTATAGTAGGTGGTTCTTCTGGGGGTGAGGGCTGCATACAAGCAGCAGCTGGTTCACCATTAGGAATAGGATCAGATATCGGTGGCTCCATTCGCATGCCATGCTTTTTCAATGGAATTTTTGGTCATAAACCTTCCAAAG GCATTGTTTCAAACGATGGTCAATATCCAAGTGCCCATAGCGAGGATCAGAATCAATTACTTGCAATAGGTCCTATGTGTAGACATGCACAGGATATGAAACCTATTCTTAAAATACTCGCTGATAAGAATGCAGATATATTGAATTTAGATGATAAAGTTGATATTTCAAAGATCAAG TTTTATTACATGGAGGACGACGGAGGACAATACTTTGTGTCCCCTGTAGATCAAGAAATAAAATGCGCTATGAGAAAAGTGCTGCTTCATTTTGAAAaagcatataaaataaaagctaCGAAAATACATGTgcgaaaatttaaaaaaagcatTGCTCTATGGTTAGCGAATATGACGTCTAAAGATAACAAAGATTTTTCGTACGAATTATCCAATCGGAAcggaaatataaatattttatgggAATTTGTGAAGTGGTTAATGTTCCTAAGTAATCATACATTAATTGCTCTTCTAACTGCAACATTTGAGAGGTTTGGTATAAAACATGGGAGTGAGCAATACACAAAACTTATACAAGAAAGTAAAGACCTTTACCAAGAATTCAAG GATATTTTGGGAGAAGATGGTGTTTTCTTGTATCCGACTCATCCCACGGCAGCGCCATTACATCACGAGCCACTTATAAAAGCATTTAATTTTTCGTACACTgcaattattaatgttctgGGCTTGCCAGCTACAGCTTGCCCGTTAGGATTAAATAAGCAAGGACTTCCTATTGGCATACAG attgTTGGTGGTTTAAATCAAGACCGTTTAACGCTTGCCGTTGctgaagaaattgaaaaaggatTTGGAGGTTGGGTTCCTCCAGTCATCGTAGCTTAA
- the LOC124432098 gene encoding fatty-acid amide hydrolase 2 isoform X2 produces MTTKHKNQKKMNSGRQILSLIHRFIEFIAKGIFTLAAYIGGPVESQPPIKDLTLLHNATTLAFKIRNKQLSSEEVVKSYIDRIKEIQPVLNCVVEERFEEALKEAKQCDEMLKSPNAPSVQVLAKEKPFFGVPFTTKDCIAVANMKQTAGLILRKDFVSEKDAEVIRLMRAAGAIPLASTNVSELAMWWEAHNRLYGTTRNPYNTRHIVGGSSGGEGCIQAAAGSPLGIGSDIGGSIRMPCFFNGIFGHKPSKGIVSNDGQYPSAHSEDQNQLLAIGPMCRHAQDMKPILKILADKNADILNLDDKVDISKIKFYYMEDDGGQYFVSPVDQEIKCAMRKVLLHFEKAYKIKATKIHVRKFKKSIALWLANMTSKDNKDFSYELSNRNGNINILWEFVKWLMFLSNHTLIALLTATFERFGIKHGSEQYTKLIQERIEKNLFCVCISTYNKSTPITC; encoded by the exons ATGACGACCAAacataaaaatcaaaagaaaatgaattcagGAAGACAAATATTAAGTTTAATCCATCGTTTTATTGAGTTCATTGCTAAGGGTATATTTACATTAGCAGCTTATATTGGTGGCCCAGTAGAATCTCAACCACCTATAAAGGATTTGACACTTTTACATAATGCAACCACATTAGCTTTTAAAATTAGGAATAAACAA TTATCTTCAGAAGAAGTAGTGAAGTCATACATTGacagaataaaagaaattcaaccAGTATTAAATTGTGTAGTCGAAGAACGCTTTGAAGAAGCGCTCAAGGAAGCTAAACAATGTgatgaaatgttgaaatctcccAATGCACCATCCGTACAAGTACTTGCCAAAGAGAAACCTTTCTTCGGTGTTCCTTTTACAACCAAG GATTGTATCGCTGTTGCTAATATGAAGCAAACAGCTGGTTTGATTCTTCGTAAAGATTTTGTCTCTGAGAAAGATGCAGAGGTGATAAGACTGATGAGAGCAGCAGGAGCTATACCATTAGCGTCGACCAATGTCTCAGAACTTGCAATGTGGTGGGAAGCACATAACCGTTTGTATGGTACCACCAGAAATCCATACAACACAAG acaTATAGTAGGTGGTTCTTCTGGGGGTGAGGGCTGCATACAAGCAGCAGCTGGTTCACCATTAGGAATAGGATCAGATATCGGTGGCTCCATTCGCATGCCATGCTTTTTCAATGGAATTTTTGGTCATAAACCTTCCAAAG GCATTGTTTCAAACGATGGTCAATATCCAAGTGCCCATAGCGAGGATCAGAATCAATTACTTGCAATAGGTCCTATGTGTAGACATGCACAGGATATGAAACCTATTCTTAAAATACTCGCTGATAAGAATGCAGATATATTGAATTTAGATGATAAAGTTGATATTTCAAAGATCAAG TTTTATTACATGGAGGACGACGGAGGACAATACTTTGTGTCCCCTGTAGATCAAGAAATAAAATGCGCTATGAGAAAAGTGCTGCTTCATTTTGAAAaagcatataaaataaaagctaCGAAAATACATGTgcgaaaatttaaaaaaagcatTGCTCTATGGTTAGCGAATATGACGTCTAAAGATAACAAAGATTTTTCGTACGAATTATCCAATCGGAAcggaaatataaatattttatgggAATTTGTGAAGTGGTTAATGTTCCTAAGTAATCATACATTAATTGCTCTTCTAACTGCAACATTTGAGAGGTTTGGTATAAAACATGGGAGTGAGCAATACACAAAACTTATACAAGAAA GAATCGAGAAAAATCTATTCTGTGTCTGCATTTCTACGTATAACAAATCCACGCCTATAACTTGTTAG